The Terriglobales bacterium genome contains the following window.
TCAACCAAAGTATAGCGGAGGGAAAGAGGGAAAGGCGTTTCAGGGGAATCGTTTCAGGAAATTCGTTTCAGGGGAAAGGCGTTTCAACAGAAGCGCTTCAACAGGAACGCGTGTAAAACGACACCCCCTTTTTGCCTTAGGGCTTTGCAACGCCTCTATTGAAAAGCCTTTCGCTGAAACGAACTTCCTGAAACGCTTTTCTTTGAAACGGTTTTGTCGCTACCTCCGGAGCTGTCCTTGAACGGCGGCCGACACGGCCAGGCTCTCGCCGCAATTCCCGCAGAAGCTATCGGTGATACGCACTGCGCGCTGGCATTGCGGACATGTGGGAGCGAGTTGGAAGCGGCACTGCGGGCAGAAGTTCATACCTGGCACAATGTTTGCCGAGCATTGTGGGCACGATGAAAGCAGCGGCTGGCGCAGAAGAAAATACAGAACTAGTCCGATCGCGCCGGGCATGAAGATGACGAGTGGCGTCCAGAGTGCCAGGCTCATGCCCCGTCGCCTGGCGTCGCGGGTGACGTAGCCGACCATGATTGTGTACACGCCAATCACAGTTCCCCAAGCTACGCTCCAGAAAATCAGGAACGGACGCGGCGGCAGATTGTGCTGATGTTGCACCAGATAGAGATGCACCGCGGCCTGCACCGCCGCGAACAATGCAACTGCGAGCGCAACCGACCACATTGGAACGAGACGCAATTCATCACTGATCTGCGGCTTGCGTTCGTCCAATGCTGGAAAATCTATTCTCATATGGGCCAATTTTGGAAACTATGCCGTCACGCGATTTAGTAGCGCGCCGCGATCACGAGCCAGCATCGGACGCAGCCACAGGGCGACCGCGGCGCCGGTCAAAGCCGGAGTAAACCATGCCACAAGAAACGCCATTTGCCAAAGCAGGTCAGGGATGTGCAGCCAGTGTCCGGTCAAGTCAAAAGACTGCCAAAGATATGGCGTGCTGCACGCCATCCATACCGAAGCAAAGGCAGAAGAAACCCAGATCGGACGCATGCGCCGCTTGCGAGCCTCTTCTCGAAGGCACAAATCGCGCACGCGACGGCGGGTGCTCTGGACCATGTCGTTGGTCGCGCTGATCGAGACTGACTTCAGAGCCGCAACCGCCACTCTGGTCTGCTGAAGGCGATCGTTACACACCGAGCACGCAGCCAGATGATTTTCCAGCCACTGCTGCTCGTCTTCACCAATAGAATGAGCCAGCATCATGCAGCAAAGCTCGAACGCCCGCTCATGATCGTTGCGATAGCGGCTCATTGCTGCGCCTCCGAGAACACGGGTTTCAACGCGGCGAGTCCGCGATACAGACGGG
Protein-coding sequences here:
- a CDS encoding zinc ribbon domain-containing protein; the protein is MRIDFPALDERKPQISDELRLVPMWSVALAVALFAAVQAAVHLYLVQHQHNLPPRPFLIFWSVAWGTVIGVYTIMVGYVTRDARRRGMSLALWTPLVIFMPGAIGLVLYFLLRQPLLSSCPQCSANIVPGMNFCPQCRFQLAPTCPQCQRAVRITDSFCGNCGESLAVSAAVQGQLRR